In Flavobacterium sp. N1736, the following are encoded in one genomic region:
- a CDS encoding sensor histidine kinase: protein MVFFLILACHKKNYSNKFKKAVIEALKDTDSETLKNDRKEEIVDTIFNYVSKYENDSVTRNLYFKIASKYYNIGQYEKFLTTVKKVHNLGLKQDDTTHIAKALYFFGDYYEQKSQLDSAFSYYSQSERLYKIKNDTLNSGRTKLYKAGILFDAGIFSESEIEAVSALRLLSKTNNTRLIYESYVLLAISLNEVNDCSNSLKYFNLALKQLNQLEKENYPKEKIIKSRISCCNNMGRIYEKLNNHKKAIQLYKTALQIKDIKQNYPKSYAMLLDNLGNSQMKIGNYTNVYKLLSESLKVSDSLDIKPIIISNKINIGQYFLFKKDTVKALEYIKEGFEISQKIKSNELTIQSLKLLMENDLENKTYYTNQYLKIDDSLQKVERITRNQFARIAFETDQVEEKNEILSKRNSSIIIGFGIVILFSLIFFIIYRLKSKNKELFYIKEQQEANEKIYQLMLQQQSETELARNEERNRIAMELHDGIVNSVFTTRFNLIQLDSVQTDKKEQLVKELEKTENEIRRVSHNLTQNLLFEDMSFPEIVTHLVESQKNQFDTKFDISVDKYIDWFSVSSINKIHIYRIIQEALQNINKYSNAERCYIMLLKTGDKITIRIWDNGNGFNPEKVKHGIGLKNIEERTNALNGELKITSDLGNGTTIEVIF, encoded by the coding sequence TTGGTTTTTTTTTTAATACTAGCATGCCACAAAAAAAATTATTCCAATAAATTTAAGAAAGCCGTAATTGAGGCTTTAAAAGATACCGATTCAGAAACATTAAAAAATGATCGTAAAGAAGAAATAGTCGATACTATTTTTAATTACGTATCAAAATATGAAAATGATTCTGTTACAAGAAATCTATACTTTAAAATTGCCAGTAAATATTACAATATTGGTCAATATGAAAAATTTTTAACTACGGTTAAAAAAGTTCACAATCTGGGATTAAAGCAGGATGACACAACTCATATCGCAAAAGCATTGTATTTTTTTGGTGATTATTACGAACAAAAATCGCAATTAGACAGCGCGTTTAGTTATTATTCTCAGTCTGAAAGACTCTACAAAATAAAAAACGACACTTTAAATTCTGGAAGAACAAAATTATATAAAGCAGGAATTTTGTTTGATGCCGGAATTTTTTCTGAAAGTGAAATTGAGGCCGTTAGCGCTTTACGATTACTTTCGAAAACGAATAATACGCGATTAATCTACGAATCGTATGTTTTATTGGCTATTTCATTAAATGAAGTGAATGATTGTTCCAACTCTTTAAAATATTTCAATCTCGCCTTAAAGCAATTAAACCAGCTTGAAAAAGAAAATTATCCAAAGGAAAAAATTATTAAATCAAGAATTTCCTGCTGCAATAATATGGGCAGAATTTATGAAAAACTAAATAATCATAAAAAGGCAATTCAATTATATAAAACTGCTTTACAGATCAAGGATATCAAACAAAATTATCCAAAATCGTATGCCATGCTGCTGGATAATCTTGGAAATTCTCAAATGAAGATTGGAAATTATACAAACGTATACAAGCTTTTAAGTGAATCCTTAAAGGTAAGCGATAGTCTTGATATAAAGCCGATTATAATATCTAATAAAATTAATATCGGGCAATATTTTCTATTTAAAAAAGATACGGTAAAAGCATTAGAATATATAAAAGAAGGATTTGAAATTTCGCAAAAAATAAAATCGAACGAATTAACGATTCAGTCTTTAAAATTGTTGATGGAGAATGATTTAGAAAACAAAACTTATTATACCAATCAATATTTAAAAATTGACGACAGCCTGCAAAAAGTAGAAAGAATAACGAGAAATCAATTTGCACGAATTGCTTTTGAAACCGATCAGGTTGAAGAAAAAAATGAAATTTTATCAAAAAGAAACAGCTCTATTATTATCGGGTTTGGAATCGTAATTCTTTTTTCATTAATATTCTTTATCATCTATCGATTAAAATCAAAAAATAAAGAACTGTTTTATATCAAGGAACAACAGGAAGCCAACGAAAAAATTTACCAATTAATGTTACAGCAGCAATCTGAAACTGAATTGGCACGAAATGAAGAAAGAAATCGTATTGCAATGGAATTGCACGATGGCATTGTGAACAGCGTTTTTACCACCCGATTTAATCTTATTCAATTGGATTCTGTTCAAACAGATAAAAAAGAACAATTGGTGAAGGAACTTGAAAAAACAGAAAATGAAATCAGACGGGTTTCGCACAATTTAACGCAAAACCTGCTTTTTGAAGATATGAGTTTTCCTGAAATAGTGACACATCTCGTTGAATCTCAAAAGAATCAATTTGATACAAAATTTGATATATCAGTAGATAAATATATCGATTGGTTTTCGGTTTCAAGCATCAATAAAATACACATTTACCGCATTATTCAGGAGGCTTTACAAAATATCAACAAATATTCGAATGCCGAAAGATGTTATATTATGCTATTAAAAACGGGAGATAAAATCACGA